A part of Lacibacter sp. H407 genomic DNA contains:
- a CDS encoding YihY/virulence factor BrkB family protein: protein MSIEAYIYNLPIVRTLIRFSKRFRPPGFEGISLYEVSRFFIQQIQKGSLNQRAAAISFNFIMALPPACIFLFSLVPLFPIADQFYNEVNAFVREITPNEATRNTVESFLADFFKRPKNSLLSIGFITSMYFSSNAVLGIIHSFNQSIRETEIKNFFAYRWKAIRLTFVIILIFIASIILLITQGALFNWVLLLLKIDSVLIKWLIIILRWVVIVGLFFYSIAFIYKHAPSVEKKWRLISPGSIVASALIILFTFLFSFWINNFAVYTIYGSIGTILILMIFINFISLVLLIGFELNVSIKLLKKQSDKRLKEEISGEVKQEETV from the coding sequence ATGTCAATTGAAGCGTATATATATAATTTGCCGATTGTAAGAACGCTTATCCGTTTCAGCAAACGATTCCGTCCGCCTGGCTTTGAAGGAATTTCCTTGTATGAAGTAAGTCGTTTTTTTATTCAGCAAATACAGAAAGGGAGTTTAAACCAGCGTGCCGCTGCTATTTCGTTCAATTTTATCATGGCATTACCGCCCGCCTGCATCTTTTTATTTTCGCTGGTTCCTTTATTTCCCATTGCTGATCAGTTTTATAATGAAGTAAATGCCTTTGTGAGAGAAATCACTCCAAACGAAGCCACACGTAATACAGTGGAAAGTTTTTTAGCTGATTTTTTTAAACGGCCAAAGAACAGTTTATTATCGATCGGTTTTATAACATCAATGTATTTTTCGTCCAATGCGGTGCTTGGGATCATTCATAGTTTTAATCAATCGATCCGTGAAACAGAAATTAAAAACTTCTTTGCTTATCGCTGGAAGGCCATCCGATTAACATTTGTGATCATTCTTATTTTTATAGCCAGCATTATTTTATTGATCACACAGGGCGCATTGTTCAACTGGGTGTTATTGCTCTTAAAAATTGACAGCGTTCTTATTAAATGGCTCATCATCATTTTAAGGTGGGTAGTGATCGTGGGGTTGTTTTTTTATTCTATTGCTTTTATTTACAAGCACGCTCCTTCGGTTGAAAAAAAATGGCGGCTCATTTCGCCCGGTTCTATTGTGGCCAGCGCACTCATTATTTTGTTTACATTCCTGTTTTCTTTTTGGATCAACAATTTTGCGGTGTACACGATTTATGGCTCTATCGGTACCATCCTCATCTTAATGATCTTTATCAACTTTATTTCGCTGGTTTTGTTAATTGGCTTTGAGCTGAATGTGAGCATCAAGCTACTCAAAAAACAGAGCGATAAAAGGCTGAAAGAAGAGATAAGCGGTGAGGTAAAGCAGGAAGAAACAGTGTAA
- a CDS encoding LptE family protein, translating to MILKNSDKNRKYKVQSTKYGSLQFIKSGKLAVVSYIVLLTSYLFSSCYSFKDVSIPPEVKTVKVNYIDNRARIINPQLSQRLTDKLRQKIVNQTRLSQTNSDEAHYDISGQITDYYVTTSGISNQQAASNRLNVTVHLVFKNRLDDKKSFEADLTRNFDFSASLSLSQAENSLTDLIVQNMTDEIFNRIFSNW from the coding sequence ATGATATTGAAGAACTCTGATAAAAATCGAAAGTACAAAGTACAAAGTACAAAGTACGGGTCGTTGCAATTTATCAAATCCGGTAAGTTGGCAGTGGTTTCGTACATCGTACTTCTTACATCGTACCTGTTCTCCTCTTGTTATTCCTTTAAAGATGTGTCCATTCCACCTGAAGTAAAAACGGTGAAGGTGAATTACATCGATAACCGTGCACGGATCATCAATCCGCAGTTGAGTCAGCGTTTAACAGATAAGCTGCGTCAGAAAATTGTGAATCAAACACGCTTGTCGCAAACCAACAGCGATGAAGCACATTACGATATCAGCGGACAGATCACTGATTACTATGTAACAACGTCCGGTATCTCTAATCAACAGGCTGCATCAAACCGTTTGAATGTTACGGTGCATTTGGTGTTCAAGAATCGGTTGGACGATAAAAAAAGTTTTGAAGCAGATCTTACCCGCAACTTTGATTTCTCCGCCAGTCTTTCGTTGAGTCAGGCCGAAAATTCTTTGACAGATCTGATCGTTCAAAACATGACCGACGAAATATTCAACCGTATTTTCTCAAACTGGTAA
- a CDS encoding TrmH family RNA methyltransferase yields the protein MTPERRERLLSVLNKRQPDLTVVLENVFDPHNISAVMRTCDAVGIQEIYVLTNKIPKHKKWGARSSSSAAKWLTVHQFESAEECFTALRKKYKKIYTTHLSSDAVSLHEIDFTESVALVFGNEHAGVSEEIIAMADGNFIIPQMGIIQSLNISVACAVSIYEAMRQKKNAGHYDKQRLDDSTFHTLLDEWGFRPDDLEAINPDVN from the coding sequence ATGACTCCCGAACGAAGAGAACGCTTACTATCGGTGTTAAATAAACGACAGCCCGATCTTACAGTTGTACTGGAAAATGTATTTGATCCACACAATATCTCTGCTGTAATGCGCACCTGCGATGCAGTAGGTATCCAGGAAATTTATGTACTCACCAACAAAATTCCAAAACATAAAAAATGGGGTGCACGCAGCTCGTCCAGTGCAGCAAAGTGGTTAACGGTTCATCAGTTTGAAAGTGCGGAAGAATGCTTTACTGCGTTGCGAAAAAAATACAAAAAGATCTACACCACACATCTCAGCAGCGATGCAGTGAGTTTGCATGAAATTGATTTTACTGAAAGCGTTGCACTGGTGTTTGGGAATGAACATGCCGGTGTAAGTGAAGAGATCATTGCAATGGCTGATGGTAATTTTATTATTCCGCAGATGGGTATTATTCAATCGCTCAATATTTCAGTTGCATGTGCTGTAAGTATTTACGAAGCTATGCGACAAAAGAAAAATGCAGGTCATTACGACAAGCAGCGATTGGATGACAGCACATTTCATACATTATTGGATGAATGGGGATTTCGGCCCGATGATCTGGAAGCTATCAATCCGGATGTGAATTAA
- a CDS encoding M23 family metallopeptidase, whose protein sequence is MLNTGSSDIYQARLFDLSVFLSSMFKQALYLNVTISILLLASSCAVNKDPQATKFRLLQKGKLKDDTSYVYSLPYAVNTKEMVVQGYFSRFTHKNRAAIDFKMKRGTPIHAARGGVVARVKEDGDKGGLNREFRQFGNSIIINHDDGTRAGYWHLQLNGAVVNVGDTVQQGQLIGYSGKTGYTAFPHLHFIVWRSEAGSWKQIGTRFQTRKGIKYLRPYRSYRRTTEQN, encoded by the coding sequence TTGTTGAACACCGGATCATCTGATATCTACCAGGCCCGCTTATTCGATCTCTCCGTATTTTTGTCTTCTATGTTCAAACAAGCCTTGTACCTTAATGTTACGATCTCCATATTGCTGCTGGCCAGCAGCTGTGCAGTGAATAAAGACCCACAGGCAACGAAGTTCCGTCTCTTACAAAAAGGGAAATTGAAAGATGATACCAGTTATGTGTACAGCTTGCCCTATGCGGTTAATACAAAGGAAATGGTGGTGCAAGGTTATTTCAGCAGATTTACACACAAGAACAGAGCTGCCATCGATTTTAAGATGAAACGGGGTACGCCCATTCATGCTGCAAGAGGTGGAGTTGTAGCGAGGGTAAAAGAGGATGGTGATAAAGGTGGTTTAAACAGAGAGTTTCGACAGTTTGGTAATTCGATCATCATCAACCATGATGATGGCACAAGAGCAGGATACTGGCATCTGCAACTGAATGGGGCAGTGGTAAATGTTGGCGATACAGTACAGCAAGGTCAACTAATTGGTTATAGCGGTAAAACCGGTTACACAGCGTTTCCCCATCTCCATTTTATTGTGTGGCGTTCAGAAGCTGGCTCCTGGAAACAGATCGGCACCCGCTTTCAAACAAGGAAGGGAATCAAATATCTCCGCCCGTACAGAAGCTACAGAAGAACAACTGAACAGAACTGA
- the secG gene encoding preprotein translocase subunit SecG has translation MIWLFIILVILASALLGFVVLVQNPKGGGLSGSVAGFSNQFMGVKQTTDVLEKGTWLFAAIIGILCLVSSLFISDTAGTGGSGNLEKVPTNQPVQQRPATNTTPAAPAPTPNK, from the coding sequence ATGATTTGGTTATTCATCATACTGGTAATTTTGGCCAGTGCGTTATTAGGATTTGTAGTGTTGGTTCAAAACCCAAAAGGTGGCGGCCTCAGTGGCTCTGTAGCCGGTTTCAGTAACCAGTTTATGGGTGTAAAACAAACTACCGATGTACTTGAAAAGGGTACATGGTTGTTTGCAGCGATCATTGGTATTTTGTGTTTGGTTTCTTCTCTGTTTATTTCTGATACTGCCGGTACAGGTGGATCAGGTAACCTGGAAAAAGTGCCAACCAATCAGCCGGTTCAGCAACGTCCTGCAACAAATACAACCCCTGCAGCACCTGCTCCCACTCCAAACAAATAA
- a CDS encoding TonB-dependent receptor translates to MRIHRIVLYTFICFSCLKTYGQKDSAKALVTIDIKNVAVTEFIQLLERQTGYFFYFDAQQFDTMKLSVTAMNQPLDSVLKNAFASTSFFHAIDEDKNVFITKGKKLNFQLGSDFAVNADNPKSNTKPQYEVTFETDSSEVSENKVTPSTENAVLENKLYEVGERGVVNQQKTATIAGYIRDAKTGEPIAGASIYIDRTNLGATTDQYGYYTLSLPKGKHTLNIQSLGMNDSRRQVLLHNSGKLNIDLVSKVMTLKNITISAQKINNIKGTQMSVQKIDIKTIKLVPVVFGEADVLRVVTTLPGVKTVGEASTGLNVRGGAADQNLILFNEATIYNPSHFFGMFSALNPEVVKDVELFKSSVPVRYGGRLSSVLNINSREGNKKKITGSGGVGLLTSRLELEGPIVKDKSSFIIAGRTTYANWLLNLLPDQYKNSNAAFYDLNLNINHEINKKNTIYLTGYMSNDRFNLNSDTLFGYGNKNASLKWKHIFNNKLNNVTAAGYDSYEYYTSSNYLPANGYKLSFAINQTYFRTHFNYYVNNQHSLDFGFNSLYYKLNPGSYQPFGEESLVAADEIAPEQALESALYISDKYKLNSLSIDAGIRYSLFNYLGPQNINRYAPGLPITETNNIGADKYGNGDFIKTYGGPEFRLSMVYLFNDSFSIKAAFNTQRQYIHSISNTAAMSPTDIWKLSDPNIKPQYGSQVSIGLFRNFRSNTIEASVEAYYKDIRNYLDYKSGAKLVMNPALETDVLGTKGKAYGVELLIKKTAGKLNGWIGYTWSRILLKADDPQAGEMINDGEYYPANYDKPHDITLISNYRFNHRFSVSFNATYSTGRPITLPIGIFYYAGGQRTLYTNRNAYRIPDYFRADFAMNIEGNHKVNQTLHTSWTFGVFNLTGRKNPYSVYYVSENGSINGYKLSIFGSAIPYVNFNIKF, encoded by the coding sequence ATGAGAATACACCGTATTGTTTTATACACATTTATATGTTTCAGCTGTCTGAAAACCTATGGGCAAAAAGATTCAGCAAAAGCACTCGTTACAATTGATATAAAGAATGTAGCTGTTACAGAATTTATCCAGCTTCTCGAAAGGCAAACCGGCTATTTCTTTTATTTTGATGCCCAACAATTCGACACAATGAAGCTGAGTGTTACTGCCATGAATCAACCACTCGATTCAGTTTTAAAGAATGCGTTTGCTTCAACTTCATTTTTTCATGCAATTGATGAAGATAAAAATGTGTTTATAACAAAGGGTAAGAAACTCAATTTTCAGTTGGGGTCTGATTTTGCTGTTAATGCGGATAATCCCAAAAGTAATACCAAGCCACAGTATGAAGTAACGTTTGAAACAGACAGCAGCGAAGTAAGTGAGAACAAAGTAACTCCGTCAACCGAAAATGCGGTACTGGAAAATAAGTTGTATGAAGTTGGAGAACGAGGAGTTGTTAATCAGCAAAAAACAGCAACCATTGCCGGTTATATAAGGGATGCAAAAACAGGCGAGCCTATAGCAGGAGCTTCGATCTATATTGACCGCACAAATTTGGGCGCAACTACCGATCAGTACGGCTATTACACCCTCTCATTACCAAAAGGTAAACATACATTGAACATCCAGAGCCTGGGCATGAATGATTCAAGACGCCAGGTGTTATTACACAATAGTGGAAAGCTGAATATTGATCTGGTGTCGAAAGTAATGACGCTCAAGAATATCACCATCTCGGCACAAAAGATCAATAATATAAAAGGTACGCAAATGAGCGTACAAAAAATTGATATCAAAACGATCAAGCTTGTGCCTGTTGTATTTGGTGAAGCAGATGTGTTAAGGGTTGTAACAACCTTGCCGGGTGTTAAAACTGTTGGTGAAGCAAGCACAGGGTTAAATGTACGGGGTGGTGCTGCAGATCAAAATCTTATTCTGTTCAATGAAGCAACGATATACAACCCCTCACACTTTTTTGGAATGTTCTCAGCATTAAACCCGGAGGTTGTTAAGGATGTGGAGCTTTTCAAAAGCAGTGTTCCTGTTCGGTACGGTGGCAGACTTTCTTCGGTTCTTAATATCAATAGCCGTGAAGGGAATAAGAAAAAAATTACAGGATCGGGAGGTGTTGGACTTTTGACCAGCCGGCTTGAACTTGAAGGGCCTATCGTTAAAGATAAGTCATCGTTTATCATTGCCGGGCGTACAACATATGCAAACTGGTTGTTAAACCTGCTTCCGGATCAGTACAAAAACAGTAATGCCGCTTTTTATGATCTTAATCTGAATATCAACCATGAGATCAATAAAAAAAATACGATCTATCTCACCGGTTATATGAGTAACGACCGGTTTAATCTTAATAGTGATACATTATTTGGTTATGGTAATAAGAATGCATCACTAAAATGGAAACACATTTTTAATAACAAGTTGAATAATGTTACTGCTGCAGGTTATGACAGTTATGAATATTATACATCCAGTAATTATTTGCCGGCAAATGGATACAAACTCAGCTTTGCGATCAATCAAACTTATTTCAGAACACACTTTAATTATTATGTAAATAATCAGCATAGTTTAGATTTCGGGTTTAACTCACTTTATTACAAATTGAATCCGGGGTCGTACCAGCCATTTGGAGAAGAATCATTAGTTGCTGCTGATGAAATTGCACCGGAGCAAGCGCTTGAAAGTGCACTTTATATAAGTGATAAGTATAAGCTTAATTCACTTTCTATCGATGCAGGAATCAGATATAGCCTGTTTAATTATCTGGGCCCGCAAAATATAAACCGCTATGCTCCCGGATTGCCCATTACGGAAACAAATAATATAGGGGCTGATAAATATGGTAATGGTGATTTTATTAAAACATATGGCGGCCCGGAATTTCGGTTATCGATGGTTTACTTGTTTAATGATAGTTTCTCGATCAAAGCTGCATTTAATACACAGCGTCAGTATATTCATTCGATCTCAAATACTGCTGCTATGTCGCCAACAGACATTTGGAAGTTGAGCGACCCTAATATAAAACCGCAATATGGTAGCCAGGTTTCAATTGGACTATTTAGAAATTTCCGCTCTAATACAATTGAAGCATCGGTAGAAGCGTACTATAAGGATATTCGAAATTATCTCGACTATAAAAGTGGTGCAAAACTGGTAATGAACCCTGCTTTGGAAACAGATGTATTAGGTACAAAGGGTAAAGCATACGGTGTTGAATTGCTCATAAAGAAAACGGCTGGTAAACTAAATGGATGGATCGGTTACACGTGGTCACGTATCCTGTTAAAAGCAGATGACCCTCAGGCTGGAGAAATGATCAATGATGGCGAATACTACCCTGCTAATTACGATAAGCCGCATGATATCACATTGATCAGCAATTATCGTTTTAATCATCGTTTCAGTGTATCGTTTAATGCAACCTACAGTACGGGCCGGCCTATTACTTTGCCGATCGGTATCTTTTATTATGCAGGAGGTCAACGAACACTTTATACAAATAGAAATGCATACAGGATACCGGATTATTTCCGGGCAGATTTTGCTATGAATATTGAAGGCAACCATAAAGTGAATCAAACACTGCATACATCGTGGACGTTCGGTGTTTTTAATTTAACAGGCAGAAAAAATCCTTATTCTGTTTACTATGTGTCGGAAAACGGATCGATAAATGGCTATAAATTATCCATCTTCGGAAGTGCTATCCCGTATGTGAATTTTAATATCAAGTTTTAA
- a CDS encoding sigma-54 interaction domain-containing protein — protein sequence MDLQSIKNRFGIIGNSPALNHALNVAVQVSGTDLTVLINGESGVGKEVFSQIIHSLSTRKHNPFIAVNCGAIPEGTIDSELFGHEKGSFTGAVDARKGYFETVNGGTIFLDEIGEMPLGTQARLLRVLEAGEFIRVGSSKVQKTDVRVIAATNKELFEFTQNNKFREDLYYRLNTVPIRVPSLRDRKEDIPLLFRKFSVDFAERYKTTPVQLEEDAKNLLISYPFPGNVRELKNIAEQISVLSTNKIVTAKDLSPFLPERSFNRLPVLAHQPSAAGSGSEFANEREILYKLFFDMKRDVTELKKMFLEVLQHGGSQVQMPGNFFNDTMIAEPKPMDMNQPVLNSSASSQPVLLGGNGDIHDHVEVEESLNIMDKEKELIIKALKKHKSKRRDAALDLGISERTLYRKLKEYDIEEL from the coding sequence ATGGATTTACAAAGTATAAAAAACAGGTTTGGAATCATCGGCAACTCCCCTGCCCTCAATCATGCATTGAATGTAGCGGTACAGGTATCTGGTACCGATCTCACCGTTCTCATTAATGGAGAAAGCGGTGTTGGTAAAGAAGTGTTTTCGCAGATCATCCATTCCTTATCAACCCGTAAGCACAATCCATTCATTGCAGTGAACTGTGGTGCTATTCCGGAGGGAACAATCGATTCAGAATTATTCGGACATGAAAAGGGATCGTTCACCGGTGCTGTTGATGCACGGAAAGGTTATTTCGAAACGGTAAATGGTGGTACTATTTTCTTAGATGAAATTGGTGAAATGCCATTGGGTACACAGGCCCGTTTGCTGCGTGTGCTGGAAGCAGGTGAATTTATTCGTGTGGGTTCATCGAAAGTGCAAAAAACGGATGTACGTGTAATTGCTGCTACCAATAAAGAGTTGTTTGAATTTACACAAAACAACAAGTTCAGAGAAGATCTGTATTACCGTTTAAATACTGTTCCCATTCGTGTGCCTTCCTTGCGTGACCGTAAAGAAGATATTCCACTCTTGTTCAGGAAATTTTCAGTTGACTTTGCAGAACGTTATAAAACAACACCTGTTCAACTGGAAGAGGATGCGAAAAATCTGTTAATCAGTTATCCGTTTCCCGGTAATGTGCGGGAATTGAAGAATATTGCAGAGCAGATTTCAGTTCTCTCTACCAATAAAATTGTGACGGCAAAAGATCTGTCACCATTTTTACCGGAACGCAGCTTCAACCGATTGCCGGTGTTGGCGCATCAACCTTCAGCAGCAGGCAGCGGTTCAGAATTTGCGAATGAACGTGAGATCTTGTACAAGCTCTTTTTTGATATGAAACGTGATGTAACTGAGCTGAAGAAAATGTTTCTGGAAGTATTACAGCATGGAGGTTCGCAGGTACAGATGCCGGGCAACTTTTTCAATGATACGATGATCGCTGAACCAAAGCCGATGGATATGAATCAACCGGTACTAAACTCATCAGCCTCATCGCAACCGGTGCTTCTTGGAGGTAATGGTGATATTCATGATCATGTGGAAGTGGAAGAAAGCCTCAACATCATGGACAAAGAAAAAGAACTCATCATTAAAGCATTGAAAAAACATAAAAGTAAACGTCGTGATGCAGCACTCGATCTCGGCATCAGCGAAAGAACACTATATCGAAAACTGAAGGAGTATGATATTGAAGAACTCTGA
- a CDS encoding DUF4249 domain-containing protein: MKNISSYLLLLLLLVGCKEDYDSPFVSPNSGFLVVEGVINSGQGRTSIKLSRTAKLENQLLKVQHEKGASVKVEGEDNSSYGLNETSEGNYTANNLNLNNAVKYRLHIRTLTGKEYVSDYATAQASPPIDSITWKMEEGGVQLYLNTNNILNNTRYYQWDYTETWEVKSQFASMLKFQVFKDRQNRDSFSIAYRDNVNFGIDSSIYKCWQSNESNELLIGSSAQLERDFIYLPIAFVPGGSEKLSLLYSINIRQYGLSKEGYEFLEKIKKNTEQLGSIFDAQPGELKGNIRCITDPSEQVVGFVNICNVSEKRIFISAQDVGGWNFFPVTCSTVSLPNNSDSIRKYMSGLTPTLPSTYATPPTNPPVISSFEAAANVCVDCTVRGTNIKPVFWP; the protein is encoded by the coding sequence ATGAAAAATATCTCTTCATATCTATTATTACTGTTGCTGCTCGTTGGCTGCAAGGAAGATTATGATTCGCCTTTCGTATCGCCAAATTCCGGCTTCCTTGTAGTAGAAGGCGTGATCAATAGTGGCCAGGGACGTACCAGCATTAAATTGAGCAGAACAGCAAAACTCGAAAACCAGCTTTTGAAGGTGCAGCATGAAAAAGGAGCATCTGTAAAAGTTGAGGGAGAAGATAACAGTTCGTATGGCCTTAATGAAACAAGCGAGGGAAATTATACAGCCAACAATTTAAATCTAAACAACGCTGTAAAATACCGGCTGCATATACGAACCCTGACCGGCAAAGAATATGTGTCGGATTACGCTACCGCCCAAGCCTCACCTCCAATTGATAGTATTACATGGAAAATGGAAGAAGGTGGTGTTCAATTATACCTCAACACAAATAATATTTTGAATAATACACGATATTATCAGTGGGATTATACTGAAACATGGGAAGTGAAATCGCAGTTTGCTTCGATGTTGAAATTTCAGGTTTTTAAAGACAGGCAAAATCGTGATAGTTTCTCGATCGCCTATCGGGATAATGTCAATTTTGGAATTGATTCATCCATTTATAAATGCTGGCAGAGCAATGAATCTAATGAGCTACTCATTGGATCGTCGGCCCAACTTGAAAGAGATTTTATTTATTTACCCATAGCATTTGTTCCGGGCGGATCAGAAAAGTTAAGTTTGCTTTACAGTATTAATATCCGGCAATATGGGTTAAGTAAAGAGGGCTATGAGTTTCTTGAAAAAATTAAAAAAAATACAGAGCAATTAGGAAGCATTTTTGATGCACAGCCGGGCGAGTTAAAAGGAAATATACGTTGTATTACTGATCCATCCGAACAGGTGGTTGGATTTGTAAATATTTGCAATGTGTCGGAGAAAAGAATTTTTATTTCTGCACAAGATGTAGGCGGTTGGAATTTTTTTCCGGTTACCTGTTCCACTGTTTCGCTTCCAAATAACAGCGACTCGATCAGAAAATATATGTCAGGGTTAACTCCTACTCTGCCATCAACCTATGCCACGCCGCCAACAAATCCACCTGTAATCAGCTCATTCGAAGCCGCTGCGAATGTATGCGTGGATTGTACAGTTAGAGGCACGAATATTAAACCCGTTTTTTGGCCATAA
- a CDS encoding TlpA disulfide reductase family protein gives MKKVVFLLLVLIAFCNAEAQPIKRWKMDNLLQYADTNDSVLVINFWATFCGPCIAELPYFHSLTNKYKKQNVKLLLVSLDFEEYYPKRIRDFANKRKYTAEIVWLDEEKPDEFCPRIDPKWTGSMPATLFINKKTGYRKFVEAEMKPEELEKEIKLLLGKVDP, from the coding sequence ATGAAGAAAGTCGTTTTTCTCCTGCTTGTTTTGATTGCCTTCTGCAATGCCGAAGCACAACCCATCAAACGTTGGAAGATGGATAATCTTTTGCAATATGCAGATACAAACGATTCTGTATTGGTAATCAATTTCTGGGCAACTTTCTGTGGACCATGTATCGCTGAACTGCCTTACTTCCATAGCCTCACCAATAAATACAAGAAGCAAAATGTAAAACTGTTATTGGTAAGTCTTGATTTTGAAGAATACTATCCGAAGCGTATCCGTGATTTTGCTAATAAAAGAAAATATACTGCCGAAATCGTTTGGCTGGATGAAGAAAAGCCGGACGAGTTTTGTCCACGCATTGATCCAAAGTGGACAGGTTCTATGCCTGCTACTTTATTCATCAATAAGAAAACAGGTTACCGAAAATTTGTTGAGGCCGAAATGAAACCGGAAGAGCTGGAGAAAGAAATCAAATTACTACTTGGAAAAGTAGATCCATAA
- the mltG gene encoding endolytic transglycosylase MltG, with protein MKKIIGYTFLLLFIVACFFAWKFLGSATTFNESRKYLYINTGEANQKAVMSTLRDSGFLKSPAMFEWVAGQLNVWTRLQPGRYEIAKGSSLLTLARTLRNRNQAPVNLIITKLRTRNDLAALIGRKFETDSATMISYLTNNDSLRKFQLDTNTVMTAVFPNTYSLLWNSGPQRILRKLNEQRTKFWTDERKQKATALGLTPEQVHSLASIVEEETIRHDEKPTIASVYLNRLKKGMNLGADPTVKFAVGDFTLKRILFVHINSTASSPYNTYKNKGLPPGPICTPSETTIDAVLNPAPTDYLFFCAKPNGNGYHAFAATDTEHLKNARAYQQWLDSLKIR; from the coding sequence ATGAAAAAAATTATTGGCTACACGTTTCTGCTTCTATTTATCGTTGCTTGTTTTTTTGCATGGAAATTTTTAGGCAGCGCCACTACGTTCAACGAATCAAGAAAATATCTCTACATCAACACGGGTGAAGCCAATCAAAAAGCAGTGATGTCTACTTTACGTGATTCTGGTTTTTTAAAAAGCCCTGCAATGTTTGAATGGGTGGCCGGACAACTGAACGTGTGGACAAGATTGCAACCGGGCCGATATGAAATTGCAAAAGGCAGCAGTCTGCTCACGCTGGCCCGTACACTACGTAACCGCAATCAGGCCCCTGTTAACCTCATCATCACAAAGCTCCGCACCCGGAACGATCTGGCTGCATTGATTGGCCGCAAATTCGAGACCGATTCGGCAACAATGATCAGCTATCTTACCAATAACGATTCACTCAGGAAATTCCAACTTGATACCAATACGGTGATGACGGCTGTATTTCCCAACACCTATTCCCTGCTTTGGAATTCTGGACCGCAACGTATACTCCGCAAACTCAACGAGCAACGCACAAAATTCTGGACCGATGAGCGCAAACAAAAAGCGACAGCATTGGGTTTAACACCTGAACAGGTGCATTCTCTTGCTTCCATTGTGGAAGAAGAAACCATCCGGCACGATGAAAAACCAACCATTGCCAGTGTTTACCTCAACCGGTTAAAAAAAGGAATGAACTTAGGTGCTGATCCCACTGTGAAATTTGCTGTGGGCGATTTTACTTTGAAGCGGATCCTTTTTGTGCATATTAATTCAACAGCTTCATCGCCTTACAACACGTATAAAAATAAAGGCCTGCCCCCCGGCCCTATTTGCACACCATCCGAAACTACAATAGATGCCGTGTTGAATCCTGCTCCAACAGATTATCTTTTTTTCTGTGCAAAACCAAACGGAAATGGTTATCATGCGTTTGCCGCAACAGACACAGAACATCTGAAAAATGCAAGAGCTTACCAACAGTGGCTTGATAGTTTAAAGATCAGGTAA
- a CDS encoding redoxin family protein, which translates to MKKILVSCAALLTLFAFTVLPDELSIGSSIPNASKKMKDISGKEYSFSDVKKKNGLLVVFSCNTCPWVVKNQQVAAEGYGYALSKEIGVIVLNSNETSRGGDDSPARMKEYAAAQGYKYPYVMDDNSSMADAFGARVTPECYLFDKDMKLVYHGAITDNPKTPSASTRDHLKVAIDEMAGGKDVSMKTSKAMGCGIKRKS; encoded by the coding sequence ATGAAAAAGATCCTTGTATCGTGTGCGGCACTACTCACACTGTTTGCGTTCACAGTTTTACCGGATGAACTAAGTATTGGAAGCAGCATTCCCAATGCCTCCAAAAAAATGAAAGATATTTCCGGTAAGGAATACTCCTTCAGCGATGTAAAGAAGAAAAACGGATTGCTGGTTGTGTTCAGTTGCAATACTTGTCCATGGGTTGTAAAAAATCAACAGGTAGCGGCAGAGGGATATGGTTATGCATTAAGTAAAGAAATTGGTGTGATCGTTTTAAATTCAAATGAAACATCTCGTGGTGGCGATGACTCACCTGCCCGTATGAAAGAGTATGCAGCTGCACAAGGTTACAAATATCCATATGTAATGGACGACAACAGTTCTATGGCCGATGCTTTTGGTGCACGTGTTACACCTGAGTGTTATTTGTTTGATAAGGATATGAAACTGGTTTATCATGGTGCTATCACCGATAATCCAAAAACGCCATCAGCAAGTACACGTGATCATTTAAAAGTAGCGATCGATGAAATGGCAGGTGGTAAAGATGTAAGTATGAAAACTTCAAAAGCAATGGGCTGCGGTATAAAGCGTAAATCGTAA